The genomic DNA aaatatgcaacgtttcgggttgagacccttcttcagactgatgtgagggtgggggagacgggaagaagaaaggaagaggctgagggagagctaggtaggagaggagaaagcagggactacctgaaattgaagaagtcactgttcataccgttggggtgtaaactgcccaagctaaatatgaggttgctgctcctccaatttacggtgggcctcactctggccatggaagaggcccaggccaaaaaggtcggattcgaaatgggagggggagttgaagtgctgagccactgggagatcaggttggttattgcgaaccgagcggaggtgttgggcgaagcgatcgccaaatctacgcttggtctcactgatgtagagcacctgacacctagagcagcggatgcaatagatgaggtaggaggaggtgcaggtgaacctctgccgcacctggaaagactgcttgggtccttgaatggagttaagggggaaggtaaagtgacaagtgtaacatttcattcggttgcaagggaaagtgccaggagaggtggtggtttgggtgggaagggacaaactgaccagggagttacagagggagcggtctttgcggaaagccaacaggggaggagatgggaagatgtggccagtggtgggatcccattggtagacaaaaggctggagaaaatcagcgggtaaggcagcatctatggagcgaaggaataggcgacctttcgggtcgagacccttcttcagattgatgttgggCAGGGAGGgacatgaaaaagaaaggaagaggcggagacagtgggagagctgggaatgggaggggaaggagggagaaagcaaggactacctgaaattagaggccaatgtttataccgctggggtgtaaactacccaagcaaatatgaggttctgctcaTCCAATATGCGGtggcctcactctagccatggacgaggcccaggacagaaaggttggatttggaatgggagggggagttgaagtgttgagccactgggagatcaggttggttattgcgaactgagtggaggtgttgtgcgaagcgagcgccaagcctgcgcttggtctcaccgagggtgatcatacgctgaataatccaaccacatttttatttggaagtggaaagaaataatagaaattgcattcattgcaacgtgtaaaaagagttgagatatagtattataattttgctgcatgtcattgtggtatatatcatgtcttgattggtgaatatgtttagtttgtgactttatttgaagcagaaataatatgtgaatgcttcattgagcataattccgattggtaactacacacttcgtccgagcacattatcgcacgcgtcatgcaagccgtcttaaatgaccacctaaactgtcatttggcaacctaaaaagctgccaaggttgcgcggctgacaacagagagaaaaaaaaattaagtgagagccctggaagatgtataatatttttgacactgtcataggcctttcttacatatgctgtcacaacgcactgtagtctctaaacaacctttcagtcattttccttgccctccatttcagaataatagtgttttaagccgttaactcgacactagcactggcaataaataaataaagaaagaaaagcgcagctttccagccccttatctcattggccacgctcggctgcaaatcggtgtcaatctggtggaccatcttcctctagtcgtgggggtgggggattgggaggagcCTCACAAGtagaacagcttagggcctctcttcatctaaatccggccctggacaCAGAGCCTGGATTGTGTGGATACACGCTAGTTCAAGGACGGTTTGGAAACACCTTGTTAACAGTTGAGCATTCCTGTTCTATTCCTGATGCAAATTTGCTCAGGAATGCTGAGACAATATTCTTTGACTGTACCGCACAGCTTTGCTTTCCCTGGAGGTCAGGTGTGACATGGCACTACATGGGTAGAGTGTGCACTTTCGCACTATGACTCCGTGGATCCCCTAGTggttctctggtttccctccAGATTCCAAAAATGGCATATTGTATGgccctgcaaattgcccctactaTTTGGAAGAATGGTAGAATCTAgatgggagtgggagagggaagggagaggggaaaggggaacgggagaaggggagaagaggggaagagggtaaGGTTTGAAAGTGGGAAGGGAAATTAGCAGCGGAGGGCAACACAGTTGTGGGGAATGTAGGGGAAGTAAAATAGATGAGGAAAGGATTCTTGTAAAAAATGGTTGCTTGATTGTTGACACGGAATCGATGGGCCAATacgcctgcttccatgctatattaGTCTATGATTTAAAACAACTGAAGTTGGGTGCCCTTGTGAACCTAACTACCAAAGTACGTCTATGACTCGTGGGTGACCTGAACAATCATTTGGGACCAGCATGAATAACAATTGTCCTATAAATTAAATTGTAGTTGAGATGTATAATAGAGGTGTGTTAAAGCTCATTGTGCTTCCTGCCTGATTTATTTATTCAACCCAAGTGAAATGTTTAACATCAGAACCTCTTACTTAGTGTTACATTAATAATGCTGATTTGAGGCAAAACCGCTATTAGAaatagaataaaaaataaaagatgctGGAAAGATTATTAACATGTCCCTTAAAGCATTTGACACTTCCATTTATTTTATCTATTTTAACACTTTTCTGTATCTTCAAGCATTCTAATACTACACTAATGCAACATTCAGGACAGGGCTATCTTTAAGATATTGCTATAACTGGGTTGCCTAGCTAAGGATATTACCACACTAGAAATCGGATGAGGTCTGTGGCCTTATCAAACAGCTGATCTCTTCTCCGCTGTATTTATACTGCTTGATTAGTTAATATCCAATTTCAGAGTCATTATGCCAAAGGCATTTATTGGGATAACATCTTAACTGCAAGTGTATTGAATTGAAATTTTGTAAAGTTACTTTCATCACAATCACTCTGGGATAGATTATTTACAATTCTTTTCTTTTATTAGAATATCACACTGAAAGAGCTCAAACTTACATGAATTTCATTTTGAATCTCTGTGGGTGGCTTCATTTCATAATTATTTCCGTGGTCTGCCTGAATACTGAGAGAGTTGCTAGGAAATGCAGAGCCATGGGAGTTGCCCTTAGACACGTCCCTGCAGGAAACATGATTTGATCCATTTTCCTTCTGATGAGCAGCCTTCTTATCAACTCTGCAGGTAAAAGCGATTCCTCTGATGAATTAGACCATCCTTCCTCAATCAGTCAATTGCTCATTCTACTTTAATGTTATAAGTAATCCTGTTGCATATTTCTGTCTCCAGACTTGAATGATAAATGCTTCTGACTTTGCTTTAATATAGTCTGCCCGTTGCAATCTGAGAAAAATATTCACAAGCGTTTCTATGTAGAAGTTTGAATGTTGTGGGACTTCAGTAAATAACCCACTTTAATAGATTGACTGTGATAATTTAATAATTATAATTTCACTGGCATTCATTTTAACCATTCATTTATAAATCTTTAAATAAAATACAGACTGAGTGAAACTGTCTGTAAAAAACAGGTTATTTGGTAAAAGAGCCAAGAGCAATTTAGAGAAATAAAACACTCAATAGTTACATCCAGATTTCATTGCCAAAAAAGGCAATGAAGGGAGATTCAATTATGTATTTCTgaagtgaattgaaaataaaatcacAGAGCACAATGAAAGTGGAATGGCGTGAGATCATCATATCACTCTTGAATGAATCAGCATAaacttgaagggcagaatggcctcattctgtactGTTATCAATATATGATTATGATACTTGAGGAAGAAGAAATACATCACTTGAATCCAACTTTAAAGAAGAAAATAGGGAGTAATGAGATTAGTAGATTTCATTTTATAATGAGGATATTATGTCATTTGAATTTGTCAACGTATAAGCAAATAAAATATATTCTATCAGAGACTTGCATGAGCATCAAATCACTGAATGCTAATATCCATGAAAAACGAAGATCCTTGGAACCAAATATTATGTTTAGAATAGCCAGAATAGTTTTTTATTAGCAATGCACCTGACTGCATCGTCTATGAGTTTTTTTTTTCGTGCTCATTTacatttttagtttggttttgcaTGGGAGATTGTTTAAAGTGTGAGCTGCTTACATGTAGCATAAGTACAGATGAGAATCTGAGTGACCCACAGAAGAAACAATTGTGCTTTCAGCAAGACAATCAGACTGAAGGATTGGGGAATAAGCAGAGAAAAGACTGGGAAGAGGGTACAAATTAGTGAACAATTCCAGTATCATGTCAGATAAAGAAAAAAAAGTGgcaaagggagagagggacaaaAGAAGGCATAACAATAAAATATCTAATAATGAAAAAGTGAATCcatgttataaatgtcatttctattgtaataattttcatttccatttatcATTTATCTATCAATTATCAATGGTTAAATTGGTActtaaattaaatataattaactttgagacgtttcatgttgatttctatagtgtactgtttctgtgtcttttttctttttctctttttttgatttgtatggatttattgcattgatctgttcaattacttttaatcaatctctgtaaagcactttggttcaaatactggttttgttgaaaagtgctatataaataaacattattattattattattgattgcTATGGTGAGTTTAGTTCCATCTGCTGAGAAAATACAGCAACTACTAATCATTCAGTGCATTTCAATGGTCAGACAGAGAGTACCAAGCTTTAGTTGTTGAATGGCAGGATGCAGATATCAATACCATTGACAAACGTTGATGCCAATATAGATTTCAATTGTTTGAAGTATAATTCTAAAAATCATTGTTATGCATGAGATTACAGAGTTGAAATAAAGAATGGCCAATGATAAATAATATAACTTATAATGAAAAAATGGGTTATCAAACATACAGAGGCTACATTTAATACGATTGTTACCTGTGTAGGAGTTCTTGCATGAAGTGATCATTTGTTGACTCTTTTGTTGGAATATTATGATCCTTACAACCTTGATGCTTGGACATAAGACTTATTTTCCTACTGTGGTGTGCTTCCTGGCATGTAAACTCAGACCCTCTACTTGGATAATCGCTTTCTGACTTTGTGACACAACTGGCATCTCTTTTTGTGACATCATTCTCCCTTTGACATcctttttcattttttcttttgTCCTTTTTTTTATCTAATTTTGTTTGCTTGATTCCAGAACTAGCTCCACTTTTGGTTACTTTTTTATCATCTCTGGACTTGGAATCCGACATTTTGTTGTTAGGAGCTGGCAACTTGCTTTTTCGGAACCCAAACCACTTGGCTATTGAAGGTCCAGTCTTCTGCTTAGTCTCCGATACTTGAACCTTGTCCCTTCCTTGTACCTTCTGCATATTTTCTTGAATTCCCAACATGACTTTTGCTTCTATGCTACACTGTGTCTCAGAAACTGGAGGAGGAATGAATACCTTGTCAGCAATTTCAGGTCTTTTGGAAAGATTTTCTTGTTTCTTAACAATTTTTGCCATATTAATTTCAGAGGGACCATGTAATATGCATGGCTTATCTACAGAAGACATATTCGGTGACGATTGAGCCTCATATTCAGGCAGCATTACATTTTTCACTTTTTGTGGTGTTTGTTTCGACTTTTTCTCACTTGATCTATTGCTGAGAGGTAGGCTTCTAGTTTCTTTCTGAGGTGGTGACTGATTGCCAGTACACTTTAAAGTACTAAGCTGGCTTTCCCCCTTTGGTGGAGTTCGACAGGGTAATTTGCTCGGACTGCTATGAAGACTACTCGAGCTACTTATACTTCCATTAGACACCTGTCGTGTATATGAAACATCGACAGATCTTGGAGAATGTGAAGGGCTTTGAGGAGCTGAAGAGTCACAAGCTGGTTTAGTTTGCATTGCATCTGCTGCGTTGGTTGAGATCTGCCTTGTCAAAGAATTACCTCTGTCAGTTGTATTTGTAATTATTTGTGTTCTCACTTTTCCTGTCCCATCCACTGGTGAAACACAAGTTTTTTCCCCAGTCTGATTGCTAAAACTCTGGCTTCGTGCTTTAGCACCGTTCATGCCTAGAGCAGGCTTAAGATAAGGTTTGCTATTAACTGATATTGACCTCTTAAAAGCTTTAATTTCCATGTTGTTAACATCATTCCCATCTGCGATGTCTCTGCAATATTTCATTTCACTGTCGAGTTCTGCAGGAAAACCTATTTTTACAACAGGAACATCTTGAAGGTCACCTTTGTTCTCATAACTAACCACTGAACCAGATTGTTCCAAAGTTTCAATACTTTCAGTTGAATCAACTTGACCAGACTTTCCTTGAATTACATTTCCTTTAGAGTAGATATTAATACTGTCTTTCTCAAGCTTCCCAGGTACAGTTGAGCTCTTTCTCAATAATGGGGGGGATTTCAAGAAACCTTTTAGCCCCAACGGAATACGAGTTTTGGCTTTTTTTTCTTCAAAGCATGAAAGGATTGCCTGCTTACCACTAGAAACAGATGAAGATTGGCAATGCTGTGGATGAGCTGAAGGTTCATTTATACTTGGTACATGGCACTCTGATGAAGCTGACAGTGGTGTGCATTGTGTTGTCAAATCATTTTCACATAACTGTCCTGTTTTGGCAAAAAATGTGTTTTGTGGAGAGGGATCCTTTTGGTTGCATGTTAAACCTCTAATTATTTTAGCAGCTGCTTGAGGACAAGGCTGAATGTGCATTGATGAAGAAGTATTTGGGCAATTTGTTTTCTGGGATTTTTTTTCTGAAGAGATCCTCGTCAAATCTTTTGAGGTGTAATTTGACTGCTGTGACTGTTGTGCTGAGTTTTGCAATGCAGCTGGGGACTTCTGGTTTTGTGCTTCTTTTGTCAATTGGGCAGAGGGCAACACACCAGTAATTCCCAATGGCTGTAAAGATGAACATGCGGAAGCGGTTTTATCTGCGTCGACAGATGTGATGGTTTCAGATTTTACAATCATATTCAGCGAACGTTCACAACTTGGTTTGAATAGCAATGAAATGGATCTCCCCGGCGGAGGTGGAGGTGATAGAGATTTTATTTCCTCCAACTCAAAACTATCATATTTATCTCGTGTGGGCTGTTCTCCATGATCTGCCATAGGCTTTCTGAAAAATAAAGACCCTTGTACAATCCCAGAATGGCTCTTTGCTGTTTCATTACCCAATGTAATCTTAGAGCTCTGTGCATGAGGTGAACCGCATTTCGGAATGTTGGTATCATTTTTTAAACCACCATTAATACTAATGTTTGgcatttttaaatatttggaaAATTTCACAGCTGACAATGATGGAGACTTGTTTTGGTTAGGAGAAACAGGTGACGGAGGTGAATTAGGGGTTTCACTTCTGTTTCCTTTACAGGAATTGTGTGATGTGCTTTTCCCTTTGTTGGGTATTTTGGTTAGATGTGGCTTTAGAATAGAAGGAGAAGCTAAGCAATTTGATTTATGAGGTGTGTTACAAATTGGCTTcaatattttttgttgttgtggaCTGTGTTGTGACAATGACCTTTCGCAGCTTACAGAATCTGTGTGAACAATGGAATTTAATGTTTTCTTGTCCTCTTTTGGATCTTCTGAAGGATTTTGCTTTACATGACCTTGAAGTGACTTTAAAACTGTATAATTCCTTGCATCACTTCCTCTTTGACAAGAGATCAGTCCTTGATGCACCAGTCCAGTGTCTTCTACAGCAAAAACAGTTTGCTGGCAATTCCCAGCATTTGGATCAGAAAGTTGATTTGAAGACACAGTGACACTCGCTGTCTGCTGGGAATTAAACCTAATTGGCTGGCCGTCCTCAGCATCAAACACTATTGTGATGCATTCTTCAGATGACGTTTTCACAAACTTGGTTGCTTGACAGTTATCTTTCAGTAGATTCGAAGTCTCTGGATTATTGTCAATGCAAGGTGAAAAATGGGCTTCATCTTTATCTGCAGATGAGAAGAAAGTTTTTTTGCAACTGAACGGATTTGCATGACTCACCAACTGTTTGTCAGTTAACAAACTTGATACCAGTtcagaggaatttcttttgtctctGTTTTCCAGTTGCAGTTCATCCAAAATCTCAATATCTTCTGTGTCTGATAATTGGATAGTTAAATCTTTATAGTGCAGTTTGGTAGAATTAAACTGCAGTTTCGACACAGGTAACTTGTTGCTTGTGCAAAGCTTATCACTTGACTGAATGCTGGTGACAAAACTAGTCAACTTTTCAGGCTTTTCTCTTGAGCTTAAACGTGTGAGCCTTTCTGAAACATTGCGATCCCAATCAAACAGACTATCAGAAATACTGTGCTTTAGTTTTTTGCAAAACGACTTGCAGTCTTTACTTGGCACTTCCTTTATTATAATTGCTGTGCAGTCATCATCTGCATCATCATGTGAATCAGAAtcatactcaaatcgttttgttTGGTCAAAGCATAATGCTTTATTGGTAGCCTTGAAAGGCATTTGATTCTTGTTCTTATTGCGATTCCGACATCTTAGGCCAAGTGAGTAAATTCCTTCATTGGAGTTCATACAATCCTTGTAAGCCCACTTTGACATGATTGAAGGCGGTTCCGAGAAAGACTTTTTCTTTTGAAGCTTCTTTAATCCTTCCAGGATATGGCTTTCTTTTTCTCGTGTGGGAGGTAGTTCTTCTGCAGGACTAGATAGGTTGCTGGGCAGTGAGGAGCCAATGCTGAGCCTTGTTTCCCAGTTTAGAGATGACTGCAAGTGAAAAAGAAAACAACATTTAGGAAAAATTCAGATACATATTTCACCTGGGGTACTGATTAAATGATATTTAAGAACACTCATATCTAGTAATTTACTTGTCTATCAAATACAAAGGAATTGTACAAAttaggtactgtgaaaagcttttcactgtgtactatccagtcagtggaaagacaattacaatcaagcagtccacagtgtacagatacaggatatagggaataacatttagtgcatgatcaagtccagtaaagtctgattaaaaatggtctgagggtctccaatgaggagatGTTAGGTCAAGACCACTAGTTGGtgtcaggatggttcagttgcctgataacagctagagagaaattctccctgaatctggagatatgtgtttccacttctgtagctcttgcctgacaggagaggggagaagagggaatgtctgtgatgagactagtccttgattatactggtagCCTATCATGGACAGACAAAGCATTTTCTTGCATTCTCAATATCAGTAGGGGTCTGTGTAATGATGTACTGTAACTTTTATGCTTTCATTTATTAATAAGTTGTTTCGTGTTTTAATAAATCAACATTAAAATTCCTTGGGAGATCAAATCTGGACAAAAGATAACGTGCATCAATGGACAGAATTTGGGACAAAATTTGTTTCTACTGGGATTTGATTCTATCTTTCATTTGTAGCTATTTGTTTGGCTGGGGAAGTGGTAGGTTGATTTTCGATCCAATAACAGAATGCACTTTCTGGAATAAAGTACCTTACCAGATTCAGTTCGCTTCGCTGTGAGTACAAAACTAGGAAAGATATATTTTTTCAGTATTCCTGGGCCTCATCTCTGCTGTTGGAGTGATACAATACCAGACCGACATTCCACCAGAGGGTCAAGATGGGTGGTATCAATGTAATTTTATAGCCTTTGGCCATGTAGATAGTCCCGTCACTGAGATTTAGGACAAGCTCTCCAGCCAGCAGTCAGGTAGCTGTAGTTGTGCTAATGAGTGTCAATCTTTAAGAATTATTGGCCTGTTAGTCTTAAAATTGGCCTATAGAATGTTTTATTATCAGCTGACTGCAATGACATTCCTGAAAGACAGTTGTCAAATGAAGTTTTGTTAATAGGACTCAAACTGTACCCTCTTACTGCATGTCCTTCCTTCATTCCAAGTATAGGAGCCACTTGAATGTTCACTGCAGGCACTTGAAATAGAGAGTTCACTGCTGCTACAGCTGCTCCTGGGATAAAGTTGGCTAGGTACTGTCAGATTTAATTGACTCTGACATCTTAAAACAGATACGTTTGATGGTGTGTTTGGATGAGCTTCCTGTTAATACAAAAGTGGAATACTTGTCACACTGCAACTACTTCTCCCCTCATACATAGTTAACGTAGAAACTTTTTGCCTATATTTTCAGTTGATCTGTCACTTCTAATGCATGAACACATATTGTATTCTTTCGGTTTGAGGCAAGGTTTTGAGGAACCTCCTTTCATTTCATGTTACAAATGAAAGTCACATTAATCTTTTTAGTTTATCTTACTAACTCAAGACGAattcctcatcttttcttcctctATTTATGTTTGATTCTACTCTATTAAATAAATGGCAAATCATTCCAtccttaatttaatttaatttaattataaacattttttttttaacttaaccCGAGAGAATCAGACAAAAACAtcagaaataaataaatggggAAGCAAGCAGAAAAAAACATTAACACTAAGAGTGTGGATCGTGATTCAATTTGTAAAGATGTTACAACTGAAGTATGAACAGATTTAAATGACCTTTGTTGCCATTTTCTGAATTATATTGCTGATCACCAAGACACCGTACTGAAAAACAGAAACATGTTCGGTTCTCGAACAGTAACTGATGAGTAAAATGTGCTCAAAAACAAAAGAGACAATGTGTGGAAATCActtgggcaacatctgtggaaagaaaagcagagtttttagtttagagaaacagaatggtcctttgacccactaagtccacgctgaacaccaatcacctgcacactagttctatgttatccctgtgttacatcctacacactagggacgaattacaaaagcaaattaacctacaaatctgcacgtctttggaatgtgggaggaaaccggagcacccagagaaaacccacactgtcacggggagaatgtgcaatctctTGTTCTAGTTCTGCAATATCATTGCTACCACAAGAAGTGCTTGCCCATTaattcctcccaccttccaagcTTTATTCCTTAAAACTAAATTACTCCATCTGTTTGGGCATCTTATGGGCTGCTGTGATTGAGTCGAGGGAGTGCATGGTGCACATTCTGGGGTCTGGTCTGACTTGATTAGTTTACTCTTTCTGTCTTATGTTGGATCTTCTTAACATTAGATAGGTCAGTCTGTGGAAAGCCATAGACACTCTCTCTATTCAGGCCAACTGTCTGCACCTAAActggattttcacacagagaacagTGGGTTAGGGTTGGGCAGATACGGTTTCCATATTGTGTGGCAATGTGGGCTCAATGTTGACAAACTGGGCCTCACACACGATACTAAGTGTGTGCCAACACTAAGTTCAACATTTGCTAATCTATAattattttgattgattgaattgattgaaagatacagcatggaaacaagccctttggctcactgagtccacgctgaccattgatcacccattcactacttCTATGCTATCGCACTTTcgcttccattccctccacacaatgagcaatttacagaggccaattaacctacaaacctgcacgcttttgtggctgtggaagaaaactggatcACCCGAAGTAAACCCATAtggccatagggagaacatgcaaactccacacagacagcacccaaagtcaggatcaaatctgggtctccagtgctgagaggcagcaactctaccagctttgGCATTTCTTTGTTGTTACTAGATGTATTTATTTCAATGTATTCCTGAGCAGCCTTCCAGTCCATATCTTCTGTATCCAAATAGGTCATCTAACCTATTATAAAGGTCAGCATCATTTTTTGACCAGAATCCCATGAAACACCACGAGTTTCTTTGTAGATTAGAAACTTAATGTACAGCTTCCTGTACATGTTGTTGTTATCCTCTGATACAGCATTTTCTAATTGTTTCTGAATTTGATTCAAATGTTAAGCATTTGTGTTTCTTAATACTTTGGTGAAGTTTCTCTGCTTTCCCTGAGAAGACCAATTTGGCATACTTTAGGCTACTGTGAAACCGAAAAAAATACATTCATCCAGATATTAAAATATCTGAAATTAATTTAATGCTCACTCAATGTAACCTACTTCTGGatttggcctgtggactttgtcATAGATATTTTAAAATAAGAATCGCACGACAAGGATGACAGAATCGAAGCCTGGGGTGCAGTAACCGACTCTTTGGTGTGGATCATGATATTTTTTATAAAACCGAAGAAAAATATACTGTATTGCGAACATTTATATCAAAATGGTTTTGGCTTACGCTCGTCTGCATGGGGCTCTATACTGAAATGCCCAATGGATTTCTCTCCCTCAATTTAAATAGACTGGAAGTTCAGAGAAGGCATTATCCAGCAAGGACATCTTAGATTCAAGATCTGGAAAGGTAGCAACCAGTTATTTTTCTTCAATGTCTAAATGTGATAGCGTAAGAGCTAGAAACTGGTGTATGATGGAGGTGGAGACTGGAGATGAGGGAAAGTGGGTGTTTGCTTGACCTATTGAGATGTTTGGCTGGAATCTCTACATGCTCCCTCCATTGGATCTCCTCCCTCCATGGTTCCCaacctcccaccccacctctcttatTTGGTTCAATGCTTCACCTTCCTTTTCCATCAGATAATTTAATCTGGAGTCCTTTGTTCCCTCCTTATCACCTCCCAAACTCATAGCTGTAGCCAcccttctttccccccaccaGACTCCTCACCagatccacttatcacttggccAGCTTgcatcccacctctctctctctctctcctctttaaacttgctttctcccccctactctttCCCAGATGAACGGACACGACACCCCTAAAAATTGACTctacatttcccttcacagatgctgctcaactcactgttcctccagcagattgtttgtagcATGGCTGGAATAATTGACTTTGCAGGTATCAGGCTGCAAGCGTAGGGGAATATGTTCTGCCACTGTGATTTATCTAATGAAAGAATACATCAACAATCATCCTTTCACATTGATAAAGCTGGATGCTCTAGCAGGTGCAGACCAATGGTACTCCTCTGTTGCAATGAGGCTTCTTGGGGGACAAAGACCCAGCTAATCCATGTCTCCGAAtgggaagccccccccccccctccccgtaacTTTATC from Leucoraja erinacea ecotype New England chromosome 7, Leri_hhj_1, whole genome shotgun sequence includes the following:
- the nckap5l gene encoding nck-associated protein 5 isoform X3; translated protein: MHELEEERCLRLQTEKRLCEVTLESQISTSQMQTLQKQFARMEETVRNLLQNQGALGQNTGAPADLLNACQVKMSEEVTASKETASDINAADDEYSSSAITIEEQGKTMQLLKRLRTLEAENSALALENEHQREQYECCLDEVANQVVQALLTQKDLREECLKLRTRVFDLEQQNRTLNVLFQQRVRLASDSLLQKLHSRIVDLSSGDLFSNAERNRHPIKSKSTDTQIHEAHPNTPSNVSVLRCQSQLNLTVPSQLYPRSSCSSSELSISSACSEHSSGSYTWNEGRTCSKRSSLNWETRLSIGSSLPSNLSSPAEELPPTREKESHILEGLKKLQKKKSFSEPPSIMSKWAYKDCMNSNEGIYSLGLRCRNRNKNKNQMPFKATNKALCFDQTKRFEYDSDSHDDADDDCTAIIIKEVPSKDCKSFCKKLKHSISDSLFDWDRNVSERLTRLSSREKPEKLTSFVTSIQSSDKLCTSNKLPVSKLQFNSTKLHYKDLTIQLSDTEDIEILDELQLENRDKRNSSELVSSLLTDKQLVSHANPFSCKKTFFSSADKDEAHFSPCIDNNPETSNLLKDNCQATKFVKTSSEECITIVFDAEDGQPIRFNSQQTASVTVSSNQLSDPNAGNCQQTVFAVEDTGLVHQGLISCQRGSDARNYTVLKSLQGHVKQNPSEDPKEDKKTLNSIVHTDSVSCERSLSQHSPQQQKILKPICNTPHKSNCLASPSILKPHLTKIPNKGKSTSHNSCKGNRSETPNSPPSPVSPNQNKSPSLSAVKFSKYLKMPNISINGGLKNDTNIPKCGSPHAQSSKITLGNETAKSHSGIVQGSLFFRKPMADHGEQPTRDKYDSFELEEIKSLSPPPPPGRSISLLFKPSCERSLNMIVKSETITSVDADKTASACSSLQPLGITGVLPSAQLTKEAQNQKSPAALQNSAQQSQQSNYTSKDLTRISSEKKSQKTNCPNTSSSMHIQPCPQAAAKIIRGLTCNQKDPSPQNTFFAKTGQLCENDLTTQCTPLSASSECHVPSINEPSAHPQHCQSSSVSSGKQAILSCFEEKKAKTRIPLGLKGFLKSPPLLRKSSTVPGKLEKDSINIYSKGNVIQGKSGQVDSTESIETLEQSGSVVSYENKGDLQDVPVVKIGFPAELDSEMKYCRDIADGNDVNNMEIKAFKRSISVNSKPYLKPALGMNGAKARSQSFSNQTGEKTCVSPVDGTGKVRTQIITNTTDRGNSLTRQISTNAADAMQTKPACDSSAPQSPSHSPRSVDVSYTRQVSNGSISSSSSLHSSPSKLPCRTPPKGESQLSTLKCTGNQSPPQKETRSLPLSNRSSEKKSKQTPQKVKNVMLPEYEAQSSPNMSSVDKPCILHGPSEINMAKIVKKQENLSKRPEIADKVFIPPPVSETQCSIEAKVMLGIQENMQKVQGRDKVQVSETKQKTGPSIAKWFGFRKSKLPAPNNKMSDSKSRDDKKVTKSGASSGIKQTKLDKKKDKRKNEKGCQRENDVTKRDASCVTKSESDYPSRGSEFTCQEAHHSRKISLMSKHQGCKDHNIPTKESTNDHFMQELLHRVDKKAAHQKENGSNHVSCRDVSKGNSHGSAFPSNSLSIQADHGNNYEMKPPTEIQNEIHKELQIDSGCVGDSNPRESYVELWQLSESSPGKLSDWQGLNYENQGNEKILGAKMDKNTNPEITKEVITESTGQDQMIGSSCQMRTLDSGIGTFPLPDSTNRATGRHISKTSSCLDYELSSSLEKIPHATNVSQKAKTLEREVPCTAECNSPQLDMIGHSASDPTMIAKPVQALQRCLPKPFPAGFLVPKYKMQDRINQGCTSIQFSNLCKNEHSKLPERMRNLQLPGGSRRLTAQEQTMHLCSYSASSSDNETEADLASTENGTGAEELFHKVKHNKNGSQQQHIDKRSCFGNQSSVFTFYQPNLYMHYGKEMPHFCVKQLHSDLSKDEKGDDISSKIKQVEQEGPDSKLPNAPNVSMDRLNRINLRIIEEDKQCLLKPEADKESVGKPEEVSLSSPEKTGADHSESLSDSLYDSFSSCASQASNEV